The genomic DNA GGCCCAGCGGTCACAGACGTACGCCGCCATGTTGAACCGGTCCGGGACCTCCCACTCGAACCAGTCGCGTAACTCGTCGAAGCTCTCCCACTCGTGCTCGTGGAACTGGTAGCTGTCCAGGCGTTCAGTCGTGGCCATGACAGGTGGCACCGGTGGACGGACCAAAACCGTTCCCCCCGGAGTGGCCCGGACGGCCGCCCGCTACAGCGGTTCCTCGCCGTCGACGATGCGCTTCGCCCGGGCGGCCAGTTCCGGGACGCCCGCCTCCAGCGCGGCGTACAGCGGATCGTCGGCGTCGCCGGCCCGGTAGCGGAAGTACATCGCCTCGGTCGTCGTGACGATCTTGTACGCCGCGAGCCCGCGGTAGAACCGCTCGTCCGTGAACTCGCGTCCAGTTCGTGCCTCGTACCGCTCGACGAGGTCACGCCGGGTGGGGTAGCCCTCTCGCTGCATGAAGGTCGGGACCAGCCCCTCCGGCAGCGCCGGCGCTGGGTCGCCCTCGTCGCGCCAGAACAGGAGCATCCAGCCCAGGTCCGCGAGCGGGTCGCCCAGTGTCGCCAGTTCCCAGTCCAGTACGCCCGTGATGCGCGGCGGTGTCCCGGGTGCGAACATCACGTTGTCGAGCTTGTAGTCGCCGTGGACGAGCGTGTGGCCGCTCTCCGCCGGGACGTTGTCGGCCAGCCACTCGCCGACCTCGCGGATGTGGGGCACCTCGCGGTCCTGCTCGGTCGTCGGGAGGAACCACTCCAACTGCTCGGTGAACGTCTCGACCTGGCGGTCGAGGTAGCCCTCGGGGTAGCCGAACTCGCCCGCCGCCAGGCCGACGGCCTCGTGGTCGACGGCGTGGACCTCGGCGAGCGTGTCCACCAGCTCCTCGCCGACGGCACGGCGGTGCTCGACCGTCGCGAACCGCTCGGGCTCGCTCGTCCGGAGGACATCCCCCTCCAGTCGCTCCAGCACGATGAAGTCACAACCCAGCACGTCCGGGTCGTCGCATGTCGCCACGACGTCGGGGACTGGGACCTCGCCGGCGACGGCATCCATCACGTGGGCCTCGCGGAGGACGTCGTGTGCACCCTCGGCGTGGTCGCCGGCGGGCGGCCGCCGCAGAACGAGGTCGCGGTCGCCCCACTCGACGAACAGTGTCTCGTTCGAGAGGCCGTCGCCCTCGCCCGTCAGCGCCAGCGGCCCCTCGGAGTCGAGCGTCCGTCCGAGGAAGGCGGCGAGCGCCTCCCGGTCGATGTCGGCTGTCATGGGCGGTGGTCGCACGTTCCGCACAAAACGGTTCGGGCGCGCCTCACAGCGCCCGGGCCGACCGGACCGCAAGCAGGAGGCCGACGGCCGTGGCGGCCCCGCCGACGGGGGCCGCGACGGCATCGAGCCCGCTCGGCAGCAACTCGCCGGCCAGCAGTTCGACCGTCACCGTCGCGGCCAGCGCCCCGACGGCCGCCGCCGGCGCCTTCCAGCGCTGGGACGGGCGGGACCGCTCCGCGACGAGTGCGTACAGCGCGAGTACCAGGAACAGCACGGCGACCGGCGCGACGGGCCCGAGGAGGAACGGCGAGCCGAACACGACCAGCGCCACGCCGATAGTCAATCTGAGCCACAGGGACCGGGAATCGGGGTCGGACATGGCGGCTTCGGGCGTACCTTCCACGGGACGAACTTAGCAACTGCTGTCGCCCGGATCGAGCAGGAAGAGCACAGATAATCGACGACATCCACTCATATACTTATTATAGCTGCACTAACCCAGATGTATCTATTTTCACACTCATCTTCGCCAGTCAACAGTTATCTCCTCAGCCAGCGATCCAGTATCATGGAAACGAAGCACATCCTGCAGCTGTTCGCGGCCGGTCTGATCCTTCTGGGTCTGCTGGGTATCGTGGCGGGGTCGGTGCCCGGCATCTGGTACTTCGGCTGGGAGGGGCGGGAGGCCTGGTACGTCGGGGTCGGGCTCCTGGGGGCCGGGGTGGTGATGTTCGCGGACGTCCGGCGGCGCCTGTTCGGGGACGGCCAGGCCGACGCCAGGTGACGGGCGGCCGTGCAGTGACCACCGGATGAACGGGACGGGGACCGACCCTTCGGCCCGTACTACTGGTTTATCCCCTCGAATCGCGTACCCTGCTGTATGATAACGTCGACCAAGATACGGCAGGCGGTGGAGATGGAGGACGGGTTCGTCATCTACATCAACGGGATGCGGCTGAACAAGCTCCGGGCGCTCCCACGGTACCTGATGGCGGGGCTGAAGGTGGGGAAGATGTTCGACCGACTGGCGGCCGACCCCGACAGCGGATTCCTCGGCTACGAACCGGCGTTGATGGGTCCCCGCCACGGTGCCGCCATCCAGTACTGGCGCTCGCTGGAGGACATCCGGCGGTTCGCCAGCGACCCCGGCGACATGCACGTCCCGGCATGGCAGTGGTTCAACGAGCGCGACGACGGAGGGTTGGCGTTCTGGTCCGAACTGTACGTCATCGAACCGGAGAACTACGAGACCTTCTTCCGGAACGTCGAGGGCGTGGGGCTCTCGCGGTTCGGCCGGATGGTGCCGATGGAGGAGCATGAGCGACAACTCGGGCTGGCCGGAAGCGTGGTGGCGGCCGAGGAGCCGGTGGTGGCAGACGGTGGAACGTAGATTCTGCATACGCGCGCCGAAGGCGCGTGTTTCACCGGCCGGAGCGAGCGCAGCGAGCGGAGGCCGGCCTTTTTTCTGAACGTTTTTTGCGACGAGTGGTGCCGCGCCGCAGGCGCGGCACCCGAGTCGGAAAAAAGCTCTATTTGAACCGGAACGTCTCGAGGTTCTTCGGCGCGAACGTCCGCATGTTGAACTCGTGATACAGCGCCGAGGAGAGGTCCTGTGCGGAGGACTCGTCGCCGTGGACGCAGAGCACCTTCTCCGGGCGCGGGTTCATGGTGCGGACGAAGTTCTCGAGGCCCTGCCGGTCGGCGTGGCCGGAGAACCCGTCGACGGTCTCGACGTCGAGGTTCAGCGTGAGCGTGTTGCCACGACCGCCGCCGTTGCCGCGGTCGTTCATCGGGATCTCGTCCCAGCCGTTCTGGATGCGCCGGCCGAGCGTCCCCTGGGCCTGGTAGCCGACGAACACCATGCGGTTCTCCTCGTCGCCGCCGAGGTGGCGGAGCCAGGACATGATGGGGCCGCCAGTGACCATCCCCGAGGTGGAGAGGACGATGCAGGGGCCGCCGTCGGCCACTTCGAGCCGCTCGTCCTCGCCACCGTCGATGTGGTTGAACTCGTCGGCGAGGAACGGGTTCTCGTCGTCGTGGAAGATGCGGTCCCGGAGGTCGTCGCGCAGGTACTCGGGGTAGGTGGTGTGGATGGCGGTGGCCTCCCAGATCATCCCGTCGAGGTGGACCGGCATCGAAGGGATGTCGCCCGAGCGCATCGCCTCCTCGAGGACGAGCATGATCTCCTGGGAGCGCCCGACCGCGAACGCCGGGATGAGGACCTTCCCGTCGCGCTCGTAGGTCTCGTTGATGACGCGCTTGAGGTTCCGCTCGGAGTCCTCCTGGTCGGTCTGGTAGTCGTTCCGGCCGCCGTAGGTCGACTCCAGCACGAGCGTCTCGACGCGGGGGAACTCGTTGACGGCGCCGTTGAACAGCCGCGTGTCCGTATAGTGGATGTCACCGGAGAACGCGACGTTGTAGAGGCCGTCGCCGATGTGGAAGTGGGCGATGGAGGAGCCGAGGATGTGCCCGGCGTTGTGCAGGGTGAGTTTGATGTCCGGCGCGATGTCGGTGACGTCGCCGTACTCGATGTCGATGCAGTGCTTGATGGCCTCGCGGACCATCTCGGACTCGTAGGGCGGCGTGCGGCCCTCCTTCGCGGCGACGTCGAGGTAGTCCAGCGTCAGGAGACCCATCAGGTCGCGCGTGGGCTCCGTGCAGTAGATGGGGCCGTCGTAGCCGTACTTGAACAGGAGCGGGATGAGCGCGGAGTGGTCGAGGTGGGCGTGGGTCAGGACGACGGCGTCGAGGTTCTGTGCGCCCGCGCCGAGGGCTTCGGGCACCTGGAGGTACGGCACCTCGTCCTCTGCGCCGGGCTTGTCGCCACAGTCGATGAGAATGCGCGTCTCGGCCGTCGAGAGGATGAACGCGGCACGGCCGACCTCCCGGCAGCAGCCCAGCGTGGTGATGCGGACCCACTGCTCGTTGGCCATCTCCTCGCGGTGGATCTGGCGGCCGACGCGTTCGAGGATGTCCCGACGCTCGTCGCGCTCCTGCTTGAGGAAGTTCCGGACGTTCGAGACGGTGGAGGACTCGATGGGCGGCGTGCGGACGACCTCGGGGGTCCAGCCGACCTCCTTCGTGATCTCCCGCAGCGTGGAGCCGTGTCGGCCGATGACCATCCCGGGCTTCTCGGCCTCGATGACGACCTCGCCGGTGTCGGCGTGGAAGTCCAGGTCCGTGACGCCGGCCTCCTCCGGGATGACGTCCATGATGCGCTCGCGGGCCTCCTCCGGGCGCGAGAGGCTGTCCGGGTCCGGCCGGACGGTGATGCGCTTGCGGAGTTTCGAGGCGAGGCTCCGGACGAGGTCGCCGTCGGCCGCGAACTTCTTGGGATCCTTCGTGTAGATCACCAGTTCCGGACCCTCGTACTTCACGTCGGAGATCGAGATATCGCTCGGGACCTCGTCCGTGATCGTTTCCTTCAGTTCGTCGAGTTGCCGCTCTACTGCACTCATAGATGCGAGAACGGGCTCCGGCCCCCGCCACCCGCCGCGTCCGACCGACCGGTTCGGCCGTCTCCGTACAGCGACGTGTGCGACGGGATAACTATCATACCCTCGACCGGTCCGGAGCGTATCCGGACGTCTGCGGGACGTGGTTCCGGAAAACCCGCGTGTACCCCACTCTACCGTCGACTGTTATTAAAAGCCTTCGGGACGACCGGGTCGTATGCGCGTCACACCGGCCCTCGTGGCCGACGAGCACGAGTGGGTCCGCTCGCGAGACAGCGTGGTCGAGCTGATCAACCGCGTCCGCGCCGACCTCGGCGCCGCCTTCGACACGGCGGTCGACCCCGTCTCGACCGAGCAGTACCGCACCGAGGTCGACCGCGTCTTCGCCGACGGCGACGTGGCCGTCAACGTCGCGGCGCTCGTGGGGCTGCTCCGGGACCTCGACGTCGAGGGCGACTACCCGGGGTTCGTCGTGGACGAGTACCTCGGCCGGGAACTGGCCGCGACGGTCGCCAGCACGAAGGGGCGACCCTTCTCGATGCTCGCGGAGGCCACCTTCCACGTCGCCGACGTGGGGACACACGGGGCCCCCGACGAGCCCGCCGGCGCGGACGACCTCGATGCGGCGCTCGCCGCCGGGTTCCAGACGCGGCTCCCTGGCTGGGACTGGACCGAGGGTGAGAGCCCGTTCGCGGTCGGCGGCGGGGACTGAGCGTCCCGGGGCGCCACAGCGACCCGGAAGGCCTATGCGCGCCCTCGTCGGACCGGTCGCCCGTGCAGGTCTCCGTCGTCCTGTGTACGCACACGCTGGAGCGCTACGAGTACCTCACCGACGCCGCCGAGAGCGTCCTCGCGGGCACGTACGACGACGTGGAGCTGGTGCTCGTGAGCGACGGCAACGAGGCGGTCCACGAGCGGATGCAGGCGGAGTACGGGGACCACCCGAAGGTCGTCACGGACTGCCTCGACGAGAACAGCGGCCTCCTGACCGCGCGCAACCACGGGGCAGCCGTGGCCACTGGCGATGTGGTCGCCTTCCTCGACGACGACGCCATCGCCTGCGAGGAGTGGCTGGAACTGCTCGTCGAGGCGTACGAGGCACACGACGCCATCGCGGTCGGCGGGCGGATGACGCCGCGCTGGGAGGCCCCGGACGGGGAGCCCGCCATCCTCCCCGAGGAGTTCTACTGGCTCGTCGGCGTCACCCACCGCGGGTTCGGGCCGGACGGCGACCCGGACGAGGCGGGCTGGGTCCGCAACACGATGGGCTCGAACATCTCCTTCCGTGCCGAGGTGTTCGAGGACCTGGATGGGTTCGACGTCGACATCGGCGGCCGGAAGGGGGACAACCACCTCCAGGGTGGCGAGGCGGAACTCAGCGCGCGACTGCGCGCCGAGTACGACGAACTGGTGTGGTACGTCCCCGAGGCGACCGTCGAGCACCGGGTCTTCGAGTACCGGACCGAGGCGGATTGGCTGCTCGAGCGGGCGTTCTGGCAGGGCTACTCGAAGCGCGGGATGGAGCGGTTCGTCCCCGAATCCACCGGGGACGAGGACGAGTTCCTCGGCCGCCTGCTCACGGAGTTCGCCCCCGGCCGGCTCCGGGAACTCGTGCTGCGGCCGTCGCCGGCAGCGGCGCTCCAGTTGCTGTTCCTCTTCGTCTTCACGGGGGCCGTCGGCGTGGGCTACGGCTACGGCATCGTGAAGTGGGGCTGAGCGCGGGCGGACCAAGCGGCCCAATCGCTAAGCCCTCTCCCCCCGAGCCCCGGGTATGTCGTTCGAACTCACGGCCGAGCAGCGGGCCATCCGGGAAGCGGTCAGGGACTTCGGCGAGTCCGAGATCCGTCCGGTCGCGGCCGAGTACAACGAGCAGGGCCGGTATCCGGAGGAACTGCGCCAGCAGGCGGCCGACCTCGACCTCGTGGCGCCGCACATCCCGGAGGCGTACGGCGGCGCGGGGATGGACGGCGTCGCGACGGTCATCGTCACGGAGGAACTGTGGCGGGCCGACCCCGGCGTCGGGGGTGCCATCGCGGCCGCCGACTTCGGGACCGGGATGATACTCGAGTACGGCGACGAGTGGATGCGCGAGGAGGTGCTGCCGCGTGTCACGGGCGGCGAGACACCCATCGCGACCGGTATCTCGGAGCCGGCCCACGGCTCGAACGTCGCCGGGATGGAGACGCGCGCCAGGCGCGACGGGGACGAGTACGTCATCGACGGCGAGAAGACCTGGATCACGAACGGCACCGTCGCGGACGTCTACATCGTGATGGCCAAGACCTCGCCGGCGGACGGCCACGCCGGCATCACCGCCTTCCTGACCGAGTCCGACCGCGACGGCATCGAGGCCTCGCGCATCACGAACAAGCTCGGCATCCACGCCCAGGACACGGCCGAGATCCGGTTCGATGGCCTCCGTGTCCCGGCCGAGAACGTCGTCGGGGAGGTGGACCGCGGGTTCTACCAGCTGATGGAGTTCTTCGCCCCCGCTCGCGCTGACGTGGCCGGGCAGGCGACGGGTGTCGCGCAGGCGGCGCTCGACGCGGCCGTCGCCTACGCCCGCGAACGCGAGCAGTTCGACCAGCCCATCGCGGCGTTCCAGGCCATCCGCCACAAGCTCGCCGAGATGGCGACCGACATCGAGGCCGCCCGCTCGCTGGCCTACCGTGCCGGCGCGGCCATCGACGCCGGCGACACCGACGAGGCGACCCGACTCGCCTCGATGGCGAAGCTGTTCGCCTCCGAACACGCCGTCGACGTGACCGACGAGGCCATCCAGGTCCACGGGGGCGCCGGGTACGTCGACGACCACCCCGTCGAACGGTACTACCGTGACGCCCGCGTCACGAAGATCTACGACGGCACCTCCGAGATCCAGAAGAACATCATCGCGGACCAGTTGCTGTAGCATCCGGCGTGGCCAGCGACCCCGACCCAGGGATGGCACCATCCGGGGTCGCTCGAACCTCCATCTCCTGACCGAACGGCTCGGCCTACCCCGCGTTTGGCCGTCCCTACCGCGACCGCCTGTCGAGCCAGGACCGGCCCACACGTCTGCGGTACTCGCTTCGGGAGGGGCGGCTCCGGTGTCGAGAGGGCGCTCCCACGGTGAGCCGGCGGTGACGGTACGGTCCTCGCGGGACGGTAATCACCGATGCGTTTAGGCTGGGTACCGACCAACAATCGGACATGAAGTTCGTCGTAGCCGTCGACGGGACGCCTGGGAGCGAGCGCGTGCTGGACCATGCGGCGGCGCTGGCGGGGGCGGCGGACGCCGACCTGGTGCTGGTCCACGCGGTCAATCCCTCCGTGTACGAGGTGATGGACGGGCCCGTCCGGGACGGAAGCAACGCCGAGGAGCGGCTGCTGCTGGAGAGCACCGAGGACGCCGAGCAGCGCGGCGAGAAACTCCTGGAGCGGGCCGCGGCCGGCATCGAGGGGCTCCGTGTCGAGACCGAGCTCCTCTACGGGTCCCCGGCCACGGCCATCGCCGACTACGCCGACGAGGTGGGTGCCGACGGCGTGTTCGTCGGCCACCGGGATCTCAGTGAGGAGCAGGAGCGGATGCTGGGCAGCGTCGCGAAGCGGCTCGTAGACAACTCACCCGCCCCCGTGACCGTCGTCCGCTGAGCGTCGGCGGTCGCGGCGGCCCGGCACGCGCCTGTCCCACAGCGCCGGCCGGGCCGCCGGGACCGGTACCGCTAAGGTACAGGCTCCGGGACGGTCCGGCGTGCCCGAGTCGGTCCCCGACGTCTGCGTCGTCACCCATCCGCTCTCCTCCGCCGGGGAGAACGCGACCCGCAGCCTGCTCGACATCCTCGGCGCGCTGACGGCGGTCTCGCTGGTCACCGCCGACCTGCCCGATGACTCCGAGATCTGGGCCCGTCACGAGGTCGTCGAGCTGACCGACCGTGGGGCGGGGGACTCGCTGCCGGTCGCCGCCGGACGGTTCCTGGTCAACCAGCTCCGGATGTGTCGGGAGCTCGCCCGCCGCGACGAGTCGGTGGTACTGTTCTTCGGTGCCACCGCCTACCTCCTGCCGGTCCTGCTGGCCCGCCTGCGCGGCAAGACCGTCCTCATCGAGCCACGCGGCGACGTGCCGCTGACGCTCCGGCTGCACTGGGAGCAGCGCGTCCCCTCACCGGTCGCCCGCCTGCTCGCCGGCGGGCTCCGCGCGCTCGAACGGCTCGATTACGCCATCGCCGACGGCGTGGTCACGTACACGCCGTCGATGGCGCGCGAACTGGGTCTCGACCCTGACTCGTCGCGGGTGTACCCGAACGGCGCGCGGTACGTCCGGACCGACGAGTTCCGCCCCCTGACGCCGTTCGCGGAGCGCGAGCAGCGGGTCGGCTTCCTCGGTCGGCTGGACGAGGAGAAGGGGGTCCGTGAACTCGCGCGGGTGGCGCAGCGGCTCCCCGATGACGTGACGTTCTCGTTCATCGGCGACGGTGACCTCCGCGGGTGGCTGGAGGCCGAACTGGCAGAGGAGATCGCAGCGGGCCGCGTCGAGCTGCGGGGCTGGGTCGACCACGAGGACGTGCCCGCGGAGCTGTCGCGGCTCCGCCTGCTGGTGATGCCCTCCCAGCCGACCGAGGGGCTACCGACGACCATCCTCGAGGCGCTGGCGTGTGGAACGCCCGTCTACGCGACGCCCGTCTCCGGCGTGCCGGACGTGGTGCGCGAGCAGGAGACGGGGTTCCTGATGGACTCGCGCGACCCCGCCGACATCGCGGCCGGCATCGAGGGCATCCTCGCGCGCGCGGACCTCGCCGACCGCTCCTTCCGGGGTCGGTCGCTCATCGAGGACGAGTACAGCCTCGACGCGGCCGTCGAGCGGTACCGGTACATTCTCACCGACGCCGTGGGGCGATAGTCGCCGGGCGCGGGGCGCGAGAACCGTGGGGGCGGCCTCAGCCGAGGGTCCCGACCAGCCCGACGGCCTTCTCCCGGACCCGCCCGGACAGCGCCACGAGGATGCCGGTGTAGACCGCCGCCCCGACCAGCACGAGCGCGACCGTCGCGTAGTGGTTCCGCGGCACGACCGGGCGCGCCAGCAGGAGGAGTCCCGCCATCAGCCCACCCGCGGCGACCTGGAGACCGATCTCGCGGAACGGGACCGGCGGCCGGCCGATGAGCCTGGTCAGGGCGACGTAGCCCAGCGCCAGGATGAGCGTCGCGGAGACGGCCGTGGCGACCGCGGCGCCGACCCAGCCGAACCGGAACACGAGCACGAGGTTCAGACCGAGGTTGACGGCGATGAACGCGGCGCTGATGCGGAACGCGACATCCGGGCGGTCGAGGGCGTTGATTGCGCTCACGAGCTGTCGGCCGTAGGCAGCGATGCCACGCGCGAGCACCAGGACGAGGAGGACGACCAGCCCCTGCTGGAAGACGGGGTCGTAGATCTTCAGTACCCGCTCGCCGACGACGGCCGCGCCGAACAGGCCGGGGATGATGAAGACGCCCGTGAAGACGAGCCCCTCATCGAGGAAGTGGTGGATGCGGTCGGTGTCACCCTGTGCAGCGAGCTCGCTCAGCTCCGGGAACAGCGTGTTCTGGACCGAGACGGCCACGAGCGCCAGCACCGAGGCGAGGCTCCAGCTCACCTCGTAGATGCCGATGAGGTCGCGCGAGACGAAGAGGCTCAGGACGATGGTGTCCATCCACGAGAACGCGCGCGTCTCGACGGTGCCGAGCCAGGAGTAGCGAGCGTACTCGAGGAGGCTCCCGAGGTGCTCGCGGGTCGGGAGCACCGGACCGTCGCCCGACAGCCGGGCCACCCCCAGCAGGCCCAGCGAGAGTCCGGCGCCCAGCAGCGTCGCGACCACGTGCCCGACGAACAGCGCGGCCAGCCCGACGCTCGCGAGGACGAGGCCGACCTGCAGCCCGGTCCGGAGGAGGCGCTCGACGGCCGTGACGGCCCCGGCGGCCGCGACCCGCTTCTCCCCCTGCAGGGCGTCGGTGAGCAGCGTGAACAGCATATTCGCGACCACGACGCCGGCGAGCAGGGGGGCGAGCGGGACGGTGACGGCCAGCCGTTCGGCCTCCCGCAGCAGGTACGATTCCACCGCACCCGGGAGGGCGAGGATGACGCCGCCGACGAGGAGCGCGGGCAGCGCCACGAGCGCCAGCCCGCCGAAGAGGTAGCGGTCCCCGTCACCGCGGGCGCTGACGCGCTGCTTGACGGCGTCACCGACCGCCGCGGCCGGGATGTTCGCCCAGAAGACCACCGCGACACCCACGGCGTAGACGCCGAGTTCGGTCGCCCCCAAGAGCCGGACGATGGCGAACGTGGCGACGAAGCCCGCCACCGAGACCACGACCTGCGAGCCGAAGTGGACCAGTGTGGTCCGGCCGAGCCGCATCGGTCACCTCCGGCCAGCAGCGACCCTGGTCTCCGTTCGATTCCCGGCCGACGGCTCCACCGACACCGGCGGCTGCATGGCCGCATCTGTCCGGGCCGCCGGTACAAACCTTCCGTCTTCGTGGCCAACCGTCGGCAGTCCGGACCACGGCCCGGGAGAGCGAGCGTGGGTCCCCACGGTCCGCGTGGGGCGGCTGGCAACGGCGGTGCCCGTCGGAGGCCCCGCGCCCGTGGTCGACGTCTTCGTACCAGGTAAATATTATGAATATAGCACCGATAAATCTATTGGAACAGAAATAACTTCTCTAAAGGCGAGATTGTGCAGGAGCTTCGCCATCCACGTTCCCCACCGGGATTCAGGAGGGTCCGCGACGAGGAGCCACCCATGGACCCGAGCGACCTGCGCGCGCTGGCGACGGACGCGGTCATCCTCACGGACGACGGGGTGGTCCTCCTCGAACGGGACCACCCACCGCACGAGGGCGAGTGGGTACTGCCGGGGGGGATGGTCGAACGGGGCGAACGCGCCCGGACGGCCTGCGCCCGCGAGGCCCGCGAGGAGGTGGGCCTGGACGTGCGACCCGTCTCGTTCGTCGGCCTCTACGACGCGCCCGGCCGGGACTCGCGCGGCAACGTCTCCGCGGCGTATCTCTGTGTCCCTCGTGGCGACGGTGAACCGGCGGCCCACGAGGAGGCCCGCCACGTCGACACCTTCGACCCGGCGGACCCGCCCTCGATGGGGTTCGACCACGCGGGAATCCTGGCGGACGCGGTGCTGGACCCGTGAACGGGCCACCGAAGGTCGCTCGTCGGTCCGTCAGCCCATCCGTTCGAAGCGGGCGCCCGTCGGCTGTACCACGTCGTCGTGGGCGCGGTACGGCCCCGGCGTGAGGAACGGAACACCGGAGAGCGCCCGCCGCGTCGCGACGGGCAGCCGTTATCCGGTGCCGGCCCGTCAGGGAGGATATGACCGACTGGACCGCGGCCGACATGCCGGACCAGACCGGGCGGAGGGTCGTCGTGACGGGCGCGAACACGGGGCTGGGGAAGGAGGCGGCCCGGGCGTTCGCGGCGAAGGGCGCCGACGTGGTGCTGGCCTGTCGGAGCGTCGAGCGGGCCGAGGCCGCGAAGGCGGACATCGAGGCCGAGCGGCCGAGCGGGTCGCTGACCGTGCTGGAACTGGACCTGGCCGACCTCGACTCCGTCCGCTCGTTCGCCGACGCCTTCACCGACGAGTTCGACGACCTGCACGTCCTCGCCAACAACGCCGGCGTGATGGCGATCCCCCGCCGGGAGACGGCGGACGGCTTCGAGACGCAGTTCGGCGTCAACCACCTGGGCCACTTCGCGCTCACGGGTCACCTCCTCGACGACCTGCGGGAGACGGGCAGCGGCGACGACCCCGCCCGCGTGGTCACGATGTCCAGCGGCATCCACGAGCGCGGCCGCATCGACTTCGAGGACCTCCACGGGGAGCGCTCCTACGACAAGTGGGATGCGTACGCACAGTCGAAACTGGCCAACCTGCTGTTCGCGTACGAGCTCGACCGCCGTCTCGACGCGGCCGACGCACCCGTCGAGAGCGTGGCCGCCCACCCCGGGTACGCGGCGACGGACCTCCAGCGCCGGGGGCCGGAGATGATGGGCTCGACCCTCCGGAAGCTCGGGATGCGGGTCGCCAACGCCGTCTTCGCCCAGAGCGCCGAACAGGGCGCGTTGCCGTTCCTCTACGCCGCGACGATGCCCGACATCTCCGGCGGGGAGTACTACGGTC from Haloglomus litoreum includes the following:
- a CDS encoding lipopolysaccharide biosynthesis protein, coding for MRLGRTTLVHFGSQVVVSVAGFVATFAIVRLLGATELGVYAVGVAVVFWANIPAAAVGDAVKQRVSARGDGDRYLFGGLALVALPALLVGGVILALPGAVESYLLREAERLAVTVPLAPLLAGVVVANMLFTLLTDALQGEKRVAAAGAVTAVERLLRTGLQVGLVLASVGLAALFVGHVVATLLGAGLSLGLLGVARLSGDGPVLPTREHLGSLLEYARYSWLGTVETRAFSWMDTIVLSLFVSRDLIGIYEVSWSLASVLALVAVSVQNTLFPELSELAAQGDTDRIHHFLDEGLVFTGVFIIPGLFGAAVVGERVLKIYDPVFQQGLVVLLVLVLARGIAAYGRQLVSAINALDRPDVAFRISAAFIAVNLGLNLVLVFRFGWVGAAVATAVSATLILALGYVALTRLIGRPPVPFREIGLQVAAGGLMAGLLLLARPVVPRNHYATVALVLVGAAVYTGILVALSGRVREKAVGLVGTLG
- a CDS encoding oxidoreductase; protein product: MTDWTAADMPDQTGRRVVVTGANTGLGKEAARAFAAKGADVVLACRSVERAEAAKADIEAERPSGSLTVLELDLADLDSVRSFADAFTDEFDDLHVLANNAGVMAIPRRETADGFETQFGVNHLGHFALTGHLLDDLRETGSGDDPARVVTMSSGIHERGRIDFEDLHGERSYDKWDAYAQSKLANLLFAYELDRRLDAADAPVESVAAHPGYAATDLQRRGPEMMGSTLRKLGMRVANAVFAQSAEQGALPFLYAATMPDISGGEYYGPGGFANMRGAPERQRSSKRSYEEGTAYRLWSVSEEGTGVAYELPDARGETASGDAAGAAADD
- a CDS encoding NUDIX hydrolase — translated: MDPSDLRALATDAVILTDDGVVLLERDHPPHEGEWVLPGGMVERGERARTACAREAREEVGLDVRPVSFVGLYDAPGRDSRGNVSAAYLCVPRGDGEPAAHEEARHVDTFDPADPPSMGFDHAGILADAVLDP